Proteins encoded in a region of the Oenanthe melanoleuca isolate GR-GAL-2019-014 chromosome 27, OMel1.0, whole genome shotgun sequence genome:
- the KLHL10 gene encoding kelch-like protein 10 isoform X1 has protein sequence MERKMSDRSCSISNELRLEGRFCDVIISVDGVEFKAHKLILSCCSIYFRTLFTNWDSADKMVYQIPGISAEMMGLIINYAYTGTVPITEENVESLLAAADQFNVMGIVSLCCEFLSSRLCFENCIGICRLTDYYHCPDLRAAACVYILHHFEEVSQVSEEFLDLSAEELAHIIEKDELNVRREEAVFEAVLRWITHDPQNRRQHIACLLSKVRLALLQSDYFMNNVKAHEYVKDNANCKDLIISALSEIYDLNSYGQSSSVNANPLTRPRLPYAILFAIGGWSGGGATSAIETYDGRTDKWLNIPWEQESPVAYHGSAYLKGHVYVIGGFDGTDYFNIVKRFDPLQKTWQQVAPMHSRRCYVSVTVVDNFIYAMGGFDGYMRLNTAERYDPDTNQWTLITPMHEQRSDASATTLNGKVYICGGFDGDQCLSSAETFDPTTNQWSLIAPMSSRRSGVGVMAYGNHVYAVGGFDGNSRLQSVEAYNPITNAWHAVPSMLNPRSNFGIEVMDGLLFVVGGFNGFSTTVATECYEEDTNEWYDAHSMGITRSAVSCCVVPGLSNVMEYIARQHYYQHSSSMDILFTSSTRSSPL, from the exons ATGGAGAGGAAGATGAGTGATAGGAGTTGCAGCATCTCCAATGAACTCCGCCTGGAAGGGAGATTCTGTGATGTGATCATCAGTGTAGATGGGGTGGAATTCAAGGCACACAAGCTCATCCTCTCTTGCTGCAGTATCTACTTCAG GACTCTGTTTACCAACTGGGACAGCGCAGACAAGATGGTCTATCAAATCCCTGGCATTTCAGCTGAAATGATGGGTCTCATCATCAATTACGCCTACACCGGGACAGTACCGATCACAGAGGAAAACGTTGAGAgtttgctggctgcagcagatcAGTTCAATGTCATGGGCATCGTCAGCCTGTGCTGTGAGTTCCTCAGTTCCAGGCTGTGCTTTGAGAATTGCATTGGCATTTGCAGACTCACTGACTATTACCACTGCCCCGACCTGCGCGCAGCTGCCTGCGTGTACATCCTGCATCACTTCGAggaggtgtcccaggtgtccgAGGAGTTCCTAGACCTCTCTGCCGAGGAGCTGGCGCACATTATTGAGAAGGATGAGCTTAACGTGCGGCGAGAAGAAGCCGTGTTTGAGGCTGTGCTGAGGTGGATCACTCATGACCCGCAGAACAGGAGGCAGCACATCGCCTGCTTGCTCAGCAAG GTTCGACTGGCACTCCTACAATCCGACTACTTCATGAACAACGTCAAAGCTCACGAGTACGTGAAAGACAATGCCAACTGCAAAGATCTCATCATCAGTGCCCTGTCAGAAATCTACGACCTGAACTCCTACGGCCAGAGTTCCTCAGTCAATGCCAACCCCCTCACCCGGCCGCGCCTGCCCTACGCCATCCTCTTTGCCATCGGGGGCTGGAGCGGGGGCGGCGCCACCAGCGCCATCGAGACCTACGACGGCCGCACTGACAAGTGGCTGAACATCCCCTGGGAGCAAGAGAGCCCCGTTGCCTATCATGGCTCGGCTTATTTGAAAGGCCACGTCTATGTTATCGGTGGATTCGATGGCACAGATTATTTCAACATCGTCAAACGGTTCGATCCGCTCCAGAAGACGTGGCAGCAGGTAGCACCCATGCACTCACGGCGCTGCTACGTCAGCGTCACCGTTGTGGACAACTTCATCTATGCCATGGGAGGATTTGATGGGTACATGCGGCTCAACACAGCAGAGCGGTATGACCCAGACACCAACCAGTGGACCCTGATCACCCCCATGCACGAGCAGAGGAGCGACGCCAGTGCAACCACGCTGAATGGAAAG gtgtaCATCTGTGGTGGGTTTGATGGCGATCAGTGCCTCAGCTCAGCTGAAACGTTTGACCCCACCACAAACCAGTGGTCCCTGATCGCCCCaatgagcagcaggaggagcgGAGTTGGGGTGATGGCGTACGGGAACCACGTGTACGCG GTTGGAGGGTTTGATGGGAACAGCCGGCTCCAGAGCGTGGAAGCGTACAACCCCATCACCAACGCCTGGCACGCCGTGCCCTCCATGCTAAACCCACGCAGCAACTTTGGCATTGAGGTGATGGACGGCCTGTTGTTCGTGGTCGGGGGCTTTAATGGGTTCAGCACCACCGTTGCCACCGAGTGCTACGAGGAGGACACCAACGAGTGGTACGACGCCCACAGCATGGGCATCACCCGCAGTGCCGTCAGCTGCTGCGTGGTGCCAGGGCTCTCCAACGTCATGGAATACATCGCCAGGCAACACTActaccagcacagctcctccatGGACATCTTGTTCACCAGTTCAACTCGGAGCTCGCCGTTGTAA
- the KLHL10 gene encoding kelch-like protein 10 isoform X3, with the protein MERKMSDRSCSISNELRLEGRFCDVIISVDGVEFKAHKLILSCCSIYFRLTDYYHCPDLRAAACVYILHHFEEVSQVSEEFLDLSAEELAHIIEKDELNVRREEAVFEAVLRWITHDPQNRRQHIACLLSKVRLALLQSDYFMNNVKAHEYVKDNANCKDLIISALSEIYDLNSYGQSSSVNANPLTRPRLPYAILFAIGGWSGGGATSAIETYDGRTDKWLNIPWEQESPVAYHGSAYLKGHVYVIGGFDGTDYFNIVKRFDPLQKTWQQVAPMHSRRCYVSVTVVDNFIYAMGGFDGYMRLNTAERYDPDTNQWTLITPMHEQRSDASATTLNGKVYICGGFDGDQCLSSAETFDPTTNQWSLIAPMSSRRSGVGVMAYGNHVYAVGGFDGNSRLQSVEAYNPITNAWHAVPSMLNPRSNFGIEVMDGLLFVVGGFNGFSTTVATECYEEDTNEWYDAHSMGITRSAVSCCVVPGLSNVMEYIARQHYYQHSSSMDILFTSSTRSSPL; encoded by the exons ATGGAGAGGAAGATGAGTGATAGGAGTTGCAGCATCTCCAATGAACTCCGCCTGGAAGGGAGATTCTGTGATGTGATCATCAGTGTAGATGGGGTGGAATTCAAGGCACACAAGCTCATCCTCTCTTGCTGCAGTATCTACTTCAG ACTCACTGACTATTACCACTGCCCCGACCTGCGCGCAGCTGCCTGCGTGTACATCCTGCATCACTTCGAggaggtgtcccaggtgtccgAGGAGTTCCTAGACCTCTCTGCCGAGGAGCTGGCGCACATTATTGAGAAGGATGAGCTTAACGTGCGGCGAGAAGAAGCCGTGTTTGAGGCTGTGCTGAGGTGGATCACTCATGACCCGCAGAACAGGAGGCAGCACATCGCCTGCTTGCTCAGCAAG GTTCGACTGGCACTCCTACAATCCGACTACTTCATGAACAACGTCAAAGCTCACGAGTACGTGAAAGACAATGCCAACTGCAAAGATCTCATCATCAGTGCCCTGTCAGAAATCTACGACCTGAACTCCTACGGCCAGAGTTCCTCAGTCAATGCCAACCCCCTCACCCGGCCGCGCCTGCCCTACGCCATCCTCTTTGCCATCGGGGGCTGGAGCGGGGGCGGCGCCACCAGCGCCATCGAGACCTACGACGGCCGCACTGACAAGTGGCTGAACATCCCCTGGGAGCAAGAGAGCCCCGTTGCCTATCATGGCTCGGCTTATTTGAAAGGCCACGTCTATGTTATCGGTGGATTCGATGGCACAGATTATTTCAACATCGTCAAACGGTTCGATCCGCTCCAGAAGACGTGGCAGCAGGTAGCACCCATGCACTCACGGCGCTGCTACGTCAGCGTCACCGTTGTGGACAACTTCATCTATGCCATGGGAGGATTTGATGGGTACATGCGGCTCAACACAGCAGAGCGGTATGACCCAGACACCAACCAGTGGACCCTGATCACCCCCATGCACGAGCAGAGGAGCGACGCCAGTGCAACCACGCTGAATGGAAAG gtgtaCATCTGTGGTGGGTTTGATGGCGATCAGTGCCTCAGCTCAGCTGAAACGTTTGACCCCACCACAAACCAGTGGTCCCTGATCGCCCCaatgagcagcaggaggagcgGAGTTGGGGTGATGGCGTACGGGAACCACGTGTACGCG GTTGGAGGGTTTGATGGGAACAGCCGGCTCCAGAGCGTGGAAGCGTACAACCCCATCACCAACGCCTGGCACGCCGTGCCCTCCATGCTAAACCCACGCAGCAACTTTGGCATTGAGGTGATGGACGGCCTGTTGTTCGTGGTCGGGGGCTTTAATGGGTTCAGCACCACCGTTGCCACCGAGTGCTACGAGGAGGACACCAACGAGTGGTACGACGCCCACAGCATGGGCATCACCCGCAGTGCCGTCAGCTGCTGCGTGGTGCCAGGGCTCTCCAACGTCATGGAATACATCGCCAGGCAACACTActaccagcacagctcctccatGGACATCTTGTTCACCAGTTCAACTCGGAGCTCGCCGTTGTAA
- the KLHL11 gene encoding kelch-like protein 11: MSDKMAAAAACPQPQPGPSPGPGPGPGPGPPAAEAERGGPRGGAADGEAEAEEFGCPAHCSDLAWRQNEQRRHGLYCDITLAFGGAGMAREYRAHRSVLAAATEYFTPLLSGGFAESRSGRVELQKWSSEGGPDPDTVEAVIGFMYTGTIRVSPGNVHEVLEMADRFLLTRLKDFCGEFLKKKLNLSNCVAVHSLAHMYSLNQLALKAQDMIRRNFHKVIQDEEFYTLPFHLVRDWLSDSEITVDSEEILFETVLKWVQKNPEERERYFEDLFKLLRLSQMKPTYLTRHVKSERLVLCNEACVKLVSEAVESHALRSENLQSGNLQHSACPAALLPRFGQNMDVIMVIGGVSEGGDYLSECVGYFIDEDRWVNLPHIHNHLDGHAVAVTESYVYVAGSMEPGFAKTVERYNPNRNIWEQVSNLITRKHSFGLTEVKGNLYSIGGHGNFSPGFKDVAIYNPEQDKWLNLESAPKILRDVKAVSVEDRFVYVAARTPVDSDSEDGLRAVIIRYDAETRQWQDVESLPLIDNYCSFQMSVANTNFYHTASCCPKSYPIDNEEAKGKISSRASDEILESLPPEVLSIEGAAICYYKDDVFIIGGWKNSDDIDKQYRKEAYRYCAERKRWMLLPPMPQPRCRATACHVRIPFRCLQGTQRYPMPQNLMWQKDRIRQMQERQMQERQMQEMHRYSLSLRRIPRSQIEC; encoded by the exons ATGTCGGACAAgatggcggcggccgcggcctGTCCGCAGCCACAGCCGGgtcccagccccggccccggccccggccccggtcCCGGCCCGCCCGCGGCCGAGGCGGAGCGCGGGGGCCCGCGCGGCGGCGCGGCGGACGGGGAGGCTGAGGCGGAGGAGTTCGGGTGCCCGGCGCACTGCTCCGACCTGGCCTGGCGGCAGAACGAGCAGCGCCGCCATGGCCTGTACTGCGACATCACGCTGGCTTTCGGCGGCGCGGGCATGGCCCGCGAGTACCGGGCGCACCGGTCCGTCCTGGCCGCTGCCACCGAGTACTTCACGCCGCTGCTCTCGGGCGGGTTCGCGGAGTCGCGCTCGGGCCGCGTGGAGCTGCAGAAGTGGAGCTCGGAGGGCGGCCCCGACCCCGACACGGTGGAGGCCGTTATCGGTTTCATGTACACCGGCACCATCCGCGTGAGCCCCGGCAACGTCCATGAGGTGCTGGAGATGGCGGACAG GTTTCTGCTGACACGGTTGAAAGACTTCTGTGGAGAGTTTCTGAAGAAGAAACTGAACCTCTCCAACTGTGTGGCGGTTCACAGCTTGGCCCACATGTATTCCCTGAATCAGCTGGCCCTCAAAGCGCAGGATATGATCAGGAGAAACTTCCACAAAGTCATCCAAGATGAGGAGTTCTACACTTTGCCATTTCACCTTGTCCGGGACTGGTTGTCAGACTCAGAGATCACGGTGGATTCTGAAGAAATCCTCTTTGAGACTGTTTTGAAGTGGGTTCagaaaaatcctgaagaaaGAGAGAGGTACTTTGAAGATCTCTTTAAGCTGCTAAGATTGTCTCAGATGAAACCCACGTACCTGACTCGCCACGTCAAATCTGAGCGGCTGGTGCTGTGCAACGAGGCCTGTGTGAAGCTGGTGTCGGAGGCCGTGGAGAGCCATGCCCTGCGCTCTGAGAACCTGCAGTCTGGCAACCTGCAGCATTCCGCCTGTCCCGCCGCGCTGCTGCCGCGCTTTGGCCAGAACATGGACGTCATCATGGTCATCGGCGGCGTGTCCGAGGGCGGCGACTACCTGAGCGAGTGCGTGGGCTACTTCATCGATGAGGACAGGTGGGTCAACCTGCCTCACATCCACAACCACCTGGATGGACATGCTGTGGCCGTGACAGAGTCCTACGTGTATGTGGCTGGCTCCATGGAACCGGGGTTTGCCAAGACTGTGGAAAGGTACAATCCAAACAGAAATATCTGGGAGCAAGTTTCAAACCTAATCACCAGGAAGCATTCCTTTGGCCTTACTGAAGTGAAAGGCAACTTGTACAGTATTGGTGGACACGGCAATTTCAGTCCAGGCTTTAAAGATGTGGCCATTTATAATCCTGAGCAGGACAAATGGCTGAACCTGGAGTCGGCGCCAAAGATCCTGCGGGATGTCAAAGCTGTGTCCGTGGAGGACCGGTTTGTGTACGTGGCCGCCCGCACCCCGGTTGACAGCGACAGCGAGGACGGGCTGAGGGCTGTTATTATCAGATACGATGCTGAAACCAGGCAGTGGCAGGACGTGGAGTCCCTGCCCCTCATCGACAACTACTGCTCTTTCCAGATGTCTGTTGCCAACACCAACTTCTACCACACCGCATCGTGCTGCCCCAAGAGTTACCCCATAGACAATGAGGAGGCCAAGGGAAAGATCTCCAGCAGGGCCTCGGATGAAATCCTGGAATCCTTGCCCCCCGAGGTCCTGAGCATTGAAGGAGCAGCTATTTGTTACTACAAAGATGATGTGTTTATCATCGGGGGGTGGAAGAACAGCGATGACATTGACAAGCAGTACAGGAAGGAGGCCTATCGCTACTGCGCCGAGCGGAAGCGATGGATGCTCCTGCCCCCAATGCCACAGCCCCGCTGCAGGGCCACTGCCTGCCACGTGAGAATCCCCTTCAGGTGCCTGCAGGGAACACAGAGGTACCCCATGCCACAAAATCTCATGTGGCAAAAAGATAGAATAAGGCAAATGCAGGAAAGGCAGATGCAGGAAAGGCAGATGCAGGAGATGCACCGATACTCCCTGAGCTTACGGAGGATCCCACGCTCCCAGATCGAGTGCTAG
- the KLHL10 gene encoding kelch-like protein 10 isoform X2: MERKMSDRSCSISNELRLEGRFCDVIISVDGVEFKAHKLILSCCSIYFRTLFTNWDSADKMVYQIPGISAEMMGLIINYAYTGTVPITEENVESLLAAADQFNVMGIVSLCSACVYILHHFEEVSQVSEEFLDLSAEELAHIIEKDELNVRREEAVFEAVLRWITHDPQNRRQHIACLLSKVRLALLQSDYFMNNVKAHEYVKDNANCKDLIISALSEIYDLNSYGQSSSVNANPLTRPRLPYAILFAIGGWSGGGATSAIETYDGRTDKWLNIPWEQESPVAYHGSAYLKGHVYVIGGFDGTDYFNIVKRFDPLQKTWQQVAPMHSRRCYVSVTVVDNFIYAMGGFDGYMRLNTAERYDPDTNQWTLITPMHEQRSDASATTLNGKVYICGGFDGDQCLSSAETFDPTTNQWSLIAPMSSRRSGVGVMAYGNHVYAVGGFDGNSRLQSVEAYNPITNAWHAVPSMLNPRSNFGIEVMDGLLFVVGGFNGFSTTVATECYEEDTNEWYDAHSMGITRSAVSCCVVPGLSNVMEYIARQHYYQHSSSMDILFTSSTRSSPL, encoded by the exons ATGGAGAGGAAGATGAGTGATAGGAGTTGCAGCATCTCCAATGAACTCCGCCTGGAAGGGAGATTCTGTGATGTGATCATCAGTGTAGATGGGGTGGAATTCAAGGCACACAAGCTCATCCTCTCTTGCTGCAGTATCTACTTCAG GACTCTGTTTACCAACTGGGACAGCGCAGACAAGATGGTCTATCAAATCCCTGGCATTTCAGCTGAAATGATGGGTCTCATCATCAATTACGCCTACACCGGGACAGTACCGATCACAGAGGAAAACGTTGAGAgtttgctggctgcagcagatcAGTTCAATGTCATGGGCATCGTCAGCCTGTGCT CTGCCTGCGTGTACATCCTGCATCACTTCGAggaggtgtcccaggtgtccgAGGAGTTCCTAGACCTCTCTGCCGAGGAGCTGGCGCACATTATTGAGAAGGATGAGCTTAACGTGCGGCGAGAAGAAGCCGTGTTTGAGGCTGTGCTGAGGTGGATCACTCATGACCCGCAGAACAGGAGGCAGCACATCGCCTGCTTGCTCAGCAAG GTTCGACTGGCACTCCTACAATCCGACTACTTCATGAACAACGTCAAAGCTCACGAGTACGTGAAAGACAATGCCAACTGCAAAGATCTCATCATCAGTGCCCTGTCAGAAATCTACGACCTGAACTCCTACGGCCAGAGTTCCTCAGTCAATGCCAACCCCCTCACCCGGCCGCGCCTGCCCTACGCCATCCTCTTTGCCATCGGGGGCTGGAGCGGGGGCGGCGCCACCAGCGCCATCGAGACCTACGACGGCCGCACTGACAAGTGGCTGAACATCCCCTGGGAGCAAGAGAGCCCCGTTGCCTATCATGGCTCGGCTTATTTGAAAGGCCACGTCTATGTTATCGGTGGATTCGATGGCACAGATTATTTCAACATCGTCAAACGGTTCGATCCGCTCCAGAAGACGTGGCAGCAGGTAGCACCCATGCACTCACGGCGCTGCTACGTCAGCGTCACCGTTGTGGACAACTTCATCTATGCCATGGGAGGATTTGATGGGTACATGCGGCTCAACACAGCAGAGCGGTATGACCCAGACACCAACCAGTGGACCCTGATCACCCCCATGCACGAGCAGAGGAGCGACGCCAGTGCAACCACGCTGAATGGAAAG gtgtaCATCTGTGGTGGGTTTGATGGCGATCAGTGCCTCAGCTCAGCTGAAACGTTTGACCCCACCACAAACCAGTGGTCCCTGATCGCCCCaatgagcagcaggaggagcgGAGTTGGGGTGATGGCGTACGGGAACCACGTGTACGCG GTTGGAGGGTTTGATGGGAACAGCCGGCTCCAGAGCGTGGAAGCGTACAACCCCATCACCAACGCCTGGCACGCCGTGCCCTCCATGCTAAACCCACGCAGCAACTTTGGCATTGAGGTGATGGACGGCCTGTTGTTCGTGGTCGGGGGCTTTAATGGGTTCAGCACCACCGTTGCCACCGAGTGCTACGAGGAGGACACCAACGAGTGGTACGACGCCCACAGCATGGGCATCACCCGCAGTGCCGTCAGCTGCTGCGTGGTGCCAGGGCTCTCCAACGTCATGGAATACATCGCCAGGCAACACTActaccagcacagctcctccatGGACATCTTGTTCACCAGTTCAACTCGGAGCTCGCCGTTGTAA
- the FKBP10 gene encoding peptidyl-prolyl cis-trans isomerase FKBP10 has product MPRCQRSAGGARRGPDTSTEIPGGPGWAGGGEGKGKRRQERGVLNPPPSSFPAGPFRRRSPSAMAVAPGSRCLLLLLLLLLLGVLGAPALGDPGPLEDVVIDRYYIPKICLREAQMGDFIRYHYNGTFKDGKKFDSSYDRGATVAGVVGVGRLITGMDRGLQGMCVNERRHLIVPPHLGYGSIGVAGLIPPDATLYFDVVMLDIWNKNDKLQITTLSKPERCNRTVENSDFVRYHYNGTLLDGTPFDSSYSKGSTYDTYVGTGWLIKGMDQGLLGMCAGEKRSIIIPPFLAYGEKGYGTVIPPQASLVFSVLLVDFHNPKDGVFLEHLEVPETCKRRAVTGDFVRYHYNGTLMDGTLFDSSYSRNQTYNTYIGKGYIIPGMDQGLQGVCMGEQRRVVIPPHLAYGENGAGDKIPGSAVLIFDVHVIDFHNPADPVEIETVFRPEGCNVTTRDRDFVRYHYNCSLLDGTRLFSSHDYEKPQEVTLGANKVIEGLNSGLLDMCAGERRVLIVPPHLGHGESGARGVPGSAVLRFEVELISMEEGVPEGYLFIWHGEPPANLYEQMDLDKDGGIPAEEFSTFIKTQVAEGKGRLMPSSDPEKVIADMFRNQDRNQDGKITPDELKLKSDEDQEKIHEEL; this is encoded by the exons ATGCCGCGGTGTCAGCGCTCGGCGgggggagcgcggcggggcccggACACGTCTACAGAAATTCCAggcgggccgggctgggcgggcggaggggaagggaagggaaagcgAAGGCAGGAAAGGGGCGTCCTGAACCCCCCGCCCTCCTCTTTCCCCGCCGGGCCCTTCCGCCGCCGCAGCCCCAGCGCCATGGCCGTGGCCCCGGGCAGccgctgcctcctcctcctcctcctcctcctcctcctgggcgTCCTGGGGGCCCCGGCGCTGGGCGACCCCGGCCCCTTAGAAGACGTGGTGATAGACAGATACTATATTCCCAAAATCTGCCTGAGGGAGGCGCAGATGGGGGATTTCATTCGCTACCACTACAATGGGACCTTTAAAGATGGCAAAAAGTTTGACTCCAG CTATGACCGAGGGGCCACGGTGGCCGGCGTGGTGGGCGTTGGGCGGCTGATCACGGGCATGGAccgggggctgcagggcatGTGCGTGAACGAGCGGCGCCACCTCATCGTGCCGCCCCACCTGGGCTACGGCAGCATCGGCGTGG CGGGGCTGATCCCCCCAGATGCCACTCTGTACTTCGATGTTGTCATGCTGGACATCTGGAACAAGAACGACAAGCTGCAGATCACCACCCTGTCCAAACCCGAGCGCTGCAACCGCACGGTGGAGAACTCAGACTTTGTGCGGTACCACTACAACGGCACACTGCTGGATGGGACCCCCTTTGACTCCAG CTACAGCAAGGGCAGCACCTATGACACCTACGTGGGCACTGGGTGGCTGATCAAGGGCATGgaccaggggctgctgggcatGTGTGCTGGGGAGAAGAGGAGCATCATCATCCCCCCGTTCCTGGCCTATGGGGAGAAGGGCTATG GGACCGTGATCCCACCGCAGGCATCGCTGGTGTTCAGCGTGCTGCTGGTGGATTTCCACAATCCCAAGGATGGTGTCTTTCTGGAGCACCTGGAGGTACCAGAGACCTGCAAACGCCGGGCTGTGACCGGGGACTTCGTGCGCTACCACTACAACGGGACACTCATGGATGGGACACTCTTTGATTCCAG TTACTCCCGCAATCAAACCTACAACACCTACATTGGGAAGGGCTACATCATCCCTGGCATGGatcaggggctgcagggggtcTGCATGGGAGAGCAGCGGCGAGTGGTCATCCCCCCACACCTGGCTTACGGGGAGAACGGCGCAG GAGATAAAATTCCCGGTTCAGCCGTGCTTATCTTTGACGTCCACGTCATCGACTTCCACAACCCTGCGGACCCGGTGGAGATTGAGACCGTGTTCCGGCCCGAGGGCTGCAACGTCACCACCCGCGACCGCGACTTTGTCCGCTACCACTACAACTGCTCCTTGCTGGACGGCACCCGGCTCTTCTCCTC CCACGACTACGAGAAGCCCCAGGAGGTAACTCTGGGGGCCAACAAGGTGATCGAGGGGCTGAACAGTGGCCTCCTGGACATGTGTGCAGGGGAGAGACGGGTGCTCATCGTGCCCCCACACCTGGGCCACGGGGAGAGTGGAG CCCGGGGGGTGCCTGGCAGCGCCGTGCTCCGCTTCGAGGTGGAGCTGATCTCCATGGAGGAGGGGGTTCCTGAGGGCTATCTCTTCATCTGGCACGGGGAGCCACCAGCCAACCTTTATGAGCAGATGGACCTCGACAAGGATGGGGGGATCCCTGCTGAAGAG TTCTCCACCTTCATCAAGACCCAGGTGGCAGAGGGGAAAGGCCGCCTCATGCCCAGCTCTGACCCGGAGAAAGTCATTGCTGACATGTTCCGGAACCAGGACCGCAACCAGGATGGGAAGATCACTCCTGATGAGCTGAAGCTCAAGTCAGATGAGGACCAGGAGAAGATTCATGaggagctctga
- the NT5C3B gene encoding 7-methylguanosine phosphate-specific 5'-nucleotidase: MVPELEKATVRIRQPERVRGIIRSLREQGVARLQVISDFDMTLSRFGCNGRRCPTSHNILDTSRVISEDGKKKLKDLLHYYYPIEIDPNRTLEEKRPLMVEWWTKAHELLVQQKIHKDDIAQIVRESEAMLRDGFKEFFDQLHKNNVPLFIFSAGVGDILEEIIRQANVFYSNVNVVSNYMDFNDDGVLTHFKGPLIHTYNKNNSVLQGTGYFQQLSTRTSIILLGDSMGDLTMADGVPSVENILKIGFLNDKVEERRGKYLDSYDIVLESDETLDVVNGILRYILAET, translated from the exons ATG GTGCCCGAGCTGGAGAAAGCTACGGTCCGGATCCGGCAGCCCGAGCGTGTGCGGGGCATCATCCGGTCTCTGCGGGAGCAGGGGGTGGCCAGACTGCAG GTCATTTCTGACTTTGACATGACCCTGAGCAGGTTTGGTTGCAATGGCAGGCGCTGCCCCACGTCTCACA ATATCCTTGATACCAGCCGTGTTATCAGCGAGGATGGCAAGAAGAAG CTGAAGGATCTGCTCCACTATTACTATCCCATTGAAATAGATCCCAACCGAACCCTGGAAGAGAAACGTCCCCTCATGGTGGAGTG GTGGACCAAGGCTCatgagctgctggtgcagcagaAGATCCACAAGGATGACATAGCCCAGATCGTCAGAGAGTCAGAAGCCATGCTCAG GGATGGCTTCAAGGAGTTCTTTGATCAGCTGCACAAGAACAATGTCCCCTTGTTCATCTTCTCTGCTGGTGTTGGTGATATCCTGGAAGAGATTATCCGTCAGGCCAACGTCTTCTACTCCAATGTCAACGTGGTGTCCAACTACATGGACTTCAATGATGAT GGAGTCCTCACACACTTCAAGGGACCCCTCATCCACACCTACAACAAGAACAACAGcgtgctgcagggcacagggtacttccagcagctgagcacaagGACAAGCATCATCCTGCTGGGGGACTCCATGGGTGACCTGACGATGGCAGACGGTGTTCCCAGCGTGGAGAACATCCTCAAGATTGGCTTTCTCAATGACAAG GTGGAGGAGCGGAGGGGGAAGTACCTGGATTCCTATGACATCGTGCTGGAGAGTGACGAGACGCTGGACGTGGTGAACGGGATCCTGCGCTACATCCTGGCTGAGACATGA